One stretch of Bactrocera tryoni isolate S06 unplaced genomic scaffold, CSIRO_BtryS06_freeze2 scaffold_7, whole genome shotgun sequence DNA includes these proteins:
- the LOC120781572 gene encoding uncharacterized protein LOC120781572 translates to MSCTMLLAGHEYTSTEIKIKLHNFTNKYRQEKQKIGPSGGSPSRWKYYEAVHQAVGAFKSFCSAELVEDSIVVDMEPIYIEDDTEGEPPLPSPSDGPSTSRGCARPSSSDAARKKKSTITIMEEMKDDLIKATEAMKEAGEKRLSLLQTYINDSKEVKDAFIDFLRRQK, encoded by the exons ATGTCCTGTACGATGCTTTTGGCTGGACACGAATATACGtccactgaaattaaaattaaattgcacaattttaccaACAAATACAG acaagaaaagcagaaaattgGCCCATCGGGTGGCTCCCCTAGTCGGTGGAAATATTATGAGGCGGTCCACCAAGCAGTAGGTGctttcaaaagtttttgttcCGCCGAACTTGTAGAGGATAGCATTGTGG TTGACATGGAACCAATTTACATTGAGGACGATACAGAAGGAGAGCCGCCGCTCCCAAGCCCAAGCGATGGACCTTCTACGTCGCGTGGTTGCGCTCGGCCATCGTCAAGCGATGCTGcaagaaagaaaaaatcaacaataacaataatggaGGAAATGAAGGATGACTTAATAAAGGCGACTGAGGCGATGAAGGAAGCCGGTGAAAAGCGTCTTTCTCtcctacaaacatacataaacgaTTCAAAAGAAGTGAAGGATGCTTTCATTGACTTCCTTCGTCGccaaaaatag
- the LOC120781573 gene encoding uncharacterized protein LOC120781573 — MLKGLEKENTNYRKAIPLEKRIAIALYALGSSAEYRTIGNMFGIGKSTVCSILIDFCHEVWRCLWPLYLKKFPMNEIQLREYLNGFESLGFPQVLGAIDGCHIEVRPAAEDAVDYYNYKGWQFFWF; from the exons ATGTTGAAAGGTTTGGAGAAGGAAAATACCAACTACCGCAAAGCAATTCCATTAGAGAAACGCATTGCTATTGCTTTATATGCTCTTGGCTCTTCTGCAGAATATCGAACAATTGGAAATATGTTCGGAATTGGTAAAAGCACTGTCTGCTCCATTCTAATTGATTTCTGTCATGAAGTCTGGCGTTGTTTGTGGCCtttgtatttgaagaaattcccAATGAACGAAATTCAATTGCGCGAATATTTAAATGGTTTTGAGTCATTGGGTTTCCCTCAAGTGTTAGGAGCTATAG atgGTTGTCATATAGAAGTTCGTCCAGCtgcagaagatgctgttgactACTACAATTACAAAGGCTGGCAGTTCTTTTGGTTTTAG
- the LOC120781574 gene encoding piggyBac transposable element-derived protein 4-like, with translation MDQMLTGYSCKRSTNRWPLAMFYNMLDIAGLASFIIYDELNPAKRSDKRRSFIIELARQLVIPHMTKRATNPLVWRFAHIRQAMNLFNIKVPESCPSTSDARQQQSYAQVASKRSSCYHCAASSSKKRRKTRYNCSKCNRPICLNEHSMQLYSCIPNCSS, from the exons ATGGATCAAATGTTGACTGGCTATTCATGCAAACGCTCGACAAACCGTTGGCCACTGGCAATGTTTTATAATATGCTGGATATTGCCGGTTTGGCCTCATTCATCATCTATGACGAGCTGAATCCGGCAAAGCGGAGTGATAAGAGGCGCTCATTTATCATTGAATTGGCACGGCAGCTAGTTATTCCACATATGACGAAACGGGCGACTAACCCATTAGTATGGAGGTTTGCTCATATAAGACAAGCAATGAATCTTTTCAATATCAAG GTACCGGAATCTTGTCCATCGACATCAGATGCAAGACAGCAACAATCATATgctcaagttgcttcaaaacggTCATCGTGCTACCATtgtgctgcttcttcttcgaAAAAGCGACGTAAAACTCGTTATAACTGCAGCAAATGTAATCGTCCCATATGTCTTAATGAACATTCCATGCAACTATATAGTTGTATACCCAATTGCTCTTCATAA